In a single window of the Deltaproteobacteria bacterium genome:
- a CDS encoding ParB/RepB/Spo0J family partition protein — MPQKNSLGKGLGAILSSAVDDLNTRPTFIICGIEELYPNRFQPRKDFNDEAQQQLVASLKQSGIIQPIVVRKTEKGYEIIAGERRWRAAQAARFQDVPIIIREAGDMEVAELSLVENIQREELNAVEEANAYQTLMDKFGLSQEDLSTRVGKDRSTIANTVRLLKLPPEAKTSLIEKKITPGHARSLLALNSAQEQMQVLHLIVKKGLNVRETERLIKSLKEAPDGRTKAPADPQIVELEKKLSARMMAKVRIKYGKKLGAIEIIFSGKEEFNRLMNILTGAD, encoded by the coding sequence ATGCCGCAGAAAAACTCACTCGGCAAGGGTCTGGGGGCAATCTTGTCTTCTGCTGTTGACGATCTAAATACGAGGCCAACGTTTATAATTTGTGGTATAGAGGAACTCTACCCGAATCGTTTTCAGCCCCGCAAGGACTTTAATGATGAAGCTCAACAGCAATTGGTTGCTTCCCTGAAGCAATCCGGCATCATCCAGCCCATCGTCGTGAGAAAAACCGAGAAGGGTTATGAAATTATCGCGGGCGAGCGGCGCTGGCGGGCGGCACAGGCGGCGCGTTTTCAAGATGTGCCGATTATTATCCGGGAAGCAGGAGATATGGAAGTCGCGGAGCTATCCCTGGTGGAAAACATTCAGCGTGAGGAGCTTAACGCCGTAGAAGAGGCCAACGCTTATCAGACCCTGATGGACAAGTTTGGCCTTTCTCAGGAAGATCTTTCCACGCGGGTGGGCAAGGACCGATCCACTATTGCCAATACCGTGCGCCTCCTGAAATTGCCTCCGGAAGCCAAGACGTCTCTGATAGAAAAAAAAATTACCCCCGGCCATGCCCGCTCGCTCCTGGCGCTCAACTCGGCCCAGGAGCAGATGCAAGTTCTGCATCTTATTGTTAAAAAAGGTTTAAATGTCCGCGAGACGGAACGTCTGATAAAAAGTCTTAAGGAAGCACCGGACGGACGGACGAAGGCGCCTGCCGATCCCCAGATTGTGGAACTGGAAAAGAAGCTGTCGGCCCGCATGATGGCGAAGGTGCGCATCAAATACGGTAAAAAACTGGGTGCAATCGAGATTATATTTTCCGGCAAGGAAGAATTTAACCGCCTGATGAATATTCTCACGGGGGCAGATTAA